A genomic region of Brevibacillus sp. JNUCC-41 contains the following coding sequences:
- a CDS encoding sigma-54 interaction domain-containing protein — MYDDMLEEELNKIIETSNNNILITDQDGIILYSNPKLWGVFGMESDSYIGTSVYQLEREGLLSPSINAIVIKGKKAKRIMQETKTGHVVMSTGYPIFNKEGLLVRVISYGQDQTEILQLQDQFEQLQRKVKGYQTEVEDLREKELDSHYLIARSNATKQILKTIHNVAKTDATILLLGPSGVGKSTFARSVHNQSNRKKEPFIEVNCSTIPESLFESEIFGYEPGSFTGANKQGRQGLIEQADSGTLFLDEIGELPLAMQAKLLKVLQEKKIKRIGGKKESHINFRLVAATNQDLKEMVSQGKFRLDLFYRLNVIPIQIPALHERKEDIPLLIQHYLQKTSDKYQKFKKIHPSTYEVLTHYHWPGNIRELENLIERLILTIEEPIIFPEHLPQSITGQIEQPEDSTFLAIEQDCEENFDLKKTLERVERQLIAKAWKKCKTTYEMAEHLGISQPTVIYKLKKYKQYL; from the coding sequence ATGTACGACGACATGCTGGAGGAAGAATTAAATAAGATTATTGAAACATCGAATAATAACATTCTCATTACCGATCAAGATGGAATCATTTTATATTCCAACCCAAAGCTTTGGGGGGTATTTGGTATGGAAAGTGACTCTTATATCGGTACCTCCGTCTATCAATTAGAAAGAGAGGGCCTTCTCTCACCTTCCATCAATGCGATTGTTATAAAAGGGAAGAAAGCGAAGCGTATCATGCAGGAAACGAAAACGGGTCATGTTGTCATGTCGACTGGCTATCCCATTTTTAATAAGGAAGGACTTCTTGTTAGGGTAATCAGCTATGGTCAGGATCAAACCGAGATCCTGCAATTGCAGGATCAATTTGAACAATTACAACGAAAAGTAAAAGGCTATCAAACGGAAGTCGAGGATTTAAGAGAAAAGGAACTGGATTCCCATTATTTGATTGCTAGAAGTAATGCAACCAAGCAGATTTTAAAAACAATCCATAATGTTGCTAAAACCGATGCCACGATTCTTTTATTAGGACCATCAGGGGTAGGGAAAAGTACATTTGCACGCTCGGTTCATAATCAAAGCAATCGAAAGAAAGAACCCTTTATTGAGGTGAATTGCAGCACAATACCGGAAAGTTTGTTTGAATCAGAGATATTTGGCTATGAACCAGGTTCTTTTACAGGAGCCAACAAACAAGGAAGGCAGGGTCTGATTGAACAAGCTGACAGTGGTACTCTTTTTTTAGATGAAATCGGGGAACTCCCACTTGCCATGCAAGCTAAATTACTGAAAGTATTACAGGAAAAAAAGATAAAGCGCATCGGTGGAAAAAAAGAAAGCCATATTAACTTCCGCCTGGTTGCAGCAACTAATCAAGACTTGAAGGAGATGGTAAGTCAAGGTAAGTTTAGATTGGACTTATTCTATCGTTTGAATGTGATTCCCATCCAGATTCCGGCATTACATGAACGTAAAGAAGATATCCCTCTCTTAATTCAGCATTACTTACAGAAAACCAGTGATAAATACCAGAAATTCAAAAAAATCCATCCATCGACGTATGAAGTTTTGACTCATTATCATTGGCCCGGAAATATACGGGAATTAGAAAACTTGATTGAACGGTTAATCCTGACCATCGAAGAACCAATTATATTTCCGGAACACCTTCCGCAATCCATCACAGGGCAAATTGAACAGCCTGAAGACTCCACCTTCCTTGCAATCGAACAGGATTGTGAAGAGAATTTCGATTTAAAGAAAACTCTGGAAAGGGTTGAAAGGCAACTGATTGCAAAAGCATGGAAAAAATGTAAAACCACATACGAGATGGCAGAACATTTGGGCATCAGCCAGCCAACAGTCATCTATAAGTTAAAGAAATACAAACAGTATTTGTAA
- a CDS encoding sodium:solute symporter — protein MHILDISIMILYFSVLIIVGVIGSKRAKTADDFIVAGRNLGHFMYLSCLAAVILGGASTLGTAKLGYQFGISGIWLVVMIGLGIIAIGLFLTNKIFNLKVLTISEMLEKRYNSQTRLISALVSIIYTFMTTVTQVIGMGTMLHVLAGWNLTVSMIVGGGIVVFYTILGGMWSVTMTDVIQFVIMTIGIFFIMLPMSISKAGGWDSLKENLPASHFELGNIGGETIFQYFLLFTLGIVVAQDIWQRLFTARTKAVSRGGTVGAGLYSVFYAIAISIIGMCAFIILPDLGDPQNAFTSIAMVTLPAGLLGVVIASVVSALMSTASGTLLASSTLVVNDIIKKYIGSEMSERQFLKTSRITTLTIGVLTIIVSIWIQDFLVALDVAYAILAGAVFFPIILGFFWKRVTATAAFYSILASMIVIIVGLVINGPSSTQPILYGLTTSFVVITTITFLSSNNDHKNESEVKQEVKDKADMDTMAN, from the coding sequence ATGCATATTTTAGATATATCGATCATGATTCTATATTTTTCTGTTTTAATCATTGTGGGAGTAATCGGATCCAAACGGGCAAAAACAGCAGATGATTTCATTGTGGCAGGACGTAATCTTGGTCATTTTATGTATTTATCCTGTTTAGCTGCTGTGATATTAGGGGGAGCTTCTACTCTAGGAACAGCAAAGTTAGGTTATCAGTTTGGGATATCCGGTATTTGGCTAGTGGTGATGATTGGGCTCGGCATTATCGCCATCGGGTTGTTTTTAACAAATAAGATATTTAATTTAAAAGTATTGACGATCAGTGAAATGCTTGAGAAGCGCTACAACTCTCAGACAAGATTGATCAGTGCCCTTGTCTCTATTATCTATACATTCATGACGACTGTAACGCAAGTGATTGGGATGGGGACGATGTTACATGTTTTGGCTGGCTGGAATTTAACGGTCTCTATGATAGTCGGGGGTGGGATCGTTGTATTTTATACGATATTAGGAGGTATGTGGTCAGTCACCATGACTGATGTCATACAATTCGTCATCATGACGATCGGTATTTTCTTTATCATGCTTCCGATGAGCATCTCTAAGGCAGGAGGGTGGGACTCGCTTAAGGAAAATCTCCCTGCATCACATTTCGAGCTAGGCAACATTGGCGGAGAGACAATTTTTCAATATTTCCTACTATTCACTCTAGGGATAGTTGTTGCCCAAGATATTTGGCAGCGTCTTTTTACCGCACGAACCAAAGCTGTTTCTCGTGGCGGAACGGTTGGAGCGGGACTATATAGTGTTTTTTATGCGATAGCAATCAGTATCATTGGAATGTGCGCTTTTATTATCCTTCCCGATTTAGGAGATCCACAAAATGCATTTACCAGCATAGCGATGGTAACTTTACCTGCTGGTCTATTGGGGGTTGTCATTGCGAGCGTGGTATCTGCCCTAATGTCCACAGCTTCAGGAACATTGCTAGCTTCATCCACTTTAGTTGTTAATGACATCATTAAAAAATATATCGGTTCAGAAATGAGTGAACGTCAATTTTTAAAAACATCTCGGATTACAACTTTAACGATTGGTGTATTGACCATAATCGTTTCGATATGGATTCAAGACTTTTTAGTTGCATTAGATGTAGCTTACGCCATTTTAGCCGGTGCTGTGTTCTTTCCGATCATTCTTGGCTTCTTTTGGAAGAGAGTCACGGCTACAGCTGCATTTTACTCCATTCTAGCTAGCATGATCGTTATTATTGTGGGATTGGTGATTAATGGACCTTCCTCCACTCAACCAATTCTGTACGGGCTCACTACTAGTTTTGTGGTTATCACTACGATTACCTTCCTAAGTTCCAATAATGATCACAAGAACGAAAGTGAAGTAAAGCAAGAGGTAAAGGATAAAGCTGACATGGACACCATGGCTAATTGA
- a CDS encoding HNH endonuclease produces MDKRFSVEGNKSEKVKPTGYWTFFCNPKKWYIDEFILSGKIEDSFAVSEYHKEDFKPGQLGVIRVGHDRRTKKQLAGKPKLVRGIYAVVKILGSAEPMKGTEKEYWEDEGDANIVRYRVPIRYIKTLLRKPILLDNLDLSAEEYDKYLIEGQQGSSMPLSRLAFKKIIDIVGGSDNLELVFNESNEDSDSISKLEKKYYAAVPEVKERVSRYIERGSIAQEYKRRIGFKCQVCEALNLEPYSFKKPNGEYYVETHHVIPVSELQAGSLSANNLITVCANHHRQLHYGEVNLLENTDDKYVFKIDNKTIVVNKI; encoded by the coding sequence ATGGATAAACGATTCTCTGTTGAAGGAAATAAATCTGAAAAAGTAAAACCCACTGGCTATTGGACTTTTTTCTGTAATCCCAAGAAGTGGTATATTGATGAATTTATATTATCTGGGAAAATTGAAGATAGTTTTGCTGTTTCTGAATACCATAAGGAAGACTTTAAGCCAGGACAATTAGGTGTTATAAGGGTTGGCCATGACAGAAGAACAAAGAAACAACTTGCTGGTAAGCCGAAGCTGGTTAGAGGTATTTATGCAGTGGTAAAAATATTAGGTTCAGCTGAACCAATGAAAGGTACAGAGAAGGAATATTGGGAAGACGAAGGTGATGCAAATATAGTTAGATATAGAGTGCCAATACGGTATATAAAAACATTATTAAGGAAACCCATCCTTTTAGATAACTTAGACCTTTCAGCGGAAGAATATGATAAATACTTAATTGAAGGACAACAAGGTTCATCAATGCCATTAAGCCGTCTAGCTTTCAAGAAAATAATAGATATTGTGGGTGGATCGGATAATTTAGAGTTGGTTTTTAATGAATCAAATGAAGATAGCGATAGCATTTCAAAATTAGAGAAAAAATATTATGCCGCTGTTCCTGAGGTTAAAGAAAGAGTTAGCAGGTATATTGAAAGAGGATCGATTGCGCAGGAATATAAAAGAAGAATAGGGTTTAAATGTCAGGTTTGTGAAGCTTTAAACCTAGAACCCTACTCTTTCAAAAAACCAAACGGTGAATATTATGTAGAAACACATCATGTAATTCCTGTTTCAGAATTACAGGCTGGTTCTTTATCTGCGAATAATCTCATAACTGTATGTGCTAATCATCATAGGCAGCTACATTACGGAGAAGTTAATTTACTAGAAAACACTGACGATAAATATGTATTTAAGATTGATAATAAAACGATTGTAGTTAATAAAATATAA
- the speB gene encoding agmatinase → MMKYQPKDSFKSPRFCGVRTFMRLPFVERVDEHMDFVITGIPFDSGQSFRTGARFGPEAIRDFSILLRPYNPEQKINIFDYISGIDYGDIPIIPGYISETYKKIEEELTPIIEKGIIPISLGGDHSITLGELRAIVKKHGPVALLQFDAHSDTWDSYFDQKYNHGTVFRRAIEEGLIDVSRSLQIGMRGGLYGPEDLQDARDLGLGVYTTNDYKRIGVEKMLRVIHERVADGPVFLSFDIDFLDPVYAPGTGTPEVSGASIDDALALVRGLTNIDFVGFDLVEVLPSYDHGQITAAAAANIVYEFITLIALAKKGKLEKKERAGELETQLNK, encoded by the coding sequence ATGATGAAGTATCAACCGAAAGACTCATTCAAATCACCCCGTTTTTGTGGAGTGCGTACGTTTATGAGGCTCCCATTTGTTGAACGGGTAGATGAACATATGGATTTTGTCATTACGGGTATTCCATTTGATTCAGGACAATCATTTAGAACGGGGGCCAGATTTGGCCCAGAAGCTATTCGCGATTTTTCGATTCTTTTGCGTCCTTATAACCCTGAACAGAAGATTAACATTTTTGATTATATATCAGGGATTGATTATGGGGATATTCCAATCATTCCGGGCTATATTTCTGAAACATATAAAAAGATTGAAGAAGAGCTTACTCCTATCATTGAAAAAGGGATCATTCCTATTTCATTAGGAGGCGATCATTCCATTACGCTAGGAGAGTTACGTGCAATCGTAAAAAAACATGGGCCAGTTGCACTGCTTCAATTCGATGCCCACTCTGATACTTGGGATAGTTATTTTGATCAAAAGTATAATCACGGAACCGTTTTTCGCCGCGCAATAGAAGAGGGTCTCATCGATGTATCACGATCTCTTCAAATTGGTATGAGGGGAGGTCTATATGGACCGGAAGATCTTCAGGATGCCCGGGATTTAGGTTTGGGCGTTTATACGACAAACGATTATAAACGTATCGGGGTCGAAAAGATGCTAAGGGTCATTCATGAGCGTGTTGCGGATGGTCCGGTGTTTTTATCCTTTGACATTGATTTCTTAGATCCGGTCTATGCTCCAGGAACGGGTACCCCTGAAGTTTCCGGAGCCAGCATTGATGATGCTTTAGCCTTAGTGAGAGGATTGACGAATATAGATTTTGTTGGATTCGACCTTGTTGAGGTGTTACCATCATACGATCACGGACAAATCACGGCTGCCGCAGCCGCTAATATTGTCTATGAATTCATCACACTCATCGCTCTCGCAAAAAAAGGGAAACTGGAGAAAAAAGAGAGAGCCGGAGAGTTGGAAACCCAGCTTAACAAGTAA
- a CDS encoding GIY-YIG nuclease family protein: MLTNILPGGIKATDTEIVANVKYLLFLLEKKVINISLSELANLFLMSSSTVWHIANEGQYSEVEPTIPEKINEIIKQYLSNAYNEERTRAGNAKYVLSLLEKGVIRCSQARIAEHFGMTPSNISSIKKGQTHNDVPPLIPDNIGVILGKFNPFYLSEEEKLKGRIAFIVRLRNEGIISITNTDIATLLSTTSYLVAEFTRTNEERKYTYKEVRPTNEIMQKLIPYFILKS; the protein is encoded by the coding sequence TTGTTAACCAATATACTTCCTGGTGGAATAAAAGCTACAGATACGGAAATAGTAGCAAATGTAAAGTATCTACTTTTTCTTTTGGAAAAGAAAGTGATAAATATAAGTTTAAGTGAACTAGCTAATCTCTTTTTGATGAGTAGTTCTACTGTGTGGCACATTGCAAATGAGGGGCAATATAGCGAAGTCGAACCAACAATCCCAGAAAAAATAAACGAAATTATCAAACAATATCTTTCTAATGCTTACAATGAAGAACGCACACGTGCTGGAAATGCAAAGTATGTCTTATCACTTCTTGAAAAAGGTGTAATTAGATGTAGCCAAGCTAGAATTGCAGAACACTTTGGTATGACTCCATCAAATATTAGTAGTATAAAAAAAGGGCAGACGCATAATGATGTTCCACCTCTTATTCCTGACAATATTGGTGTTATTTTAGGGAAATTTAACCCCTTTTATTTATCAGAAGAAGAAAAACTAAAAGGTAGAATAGCTTTTATAGTCAGATTAAGAAATGAAGGTATTATTTCGATCACTAATACAGATATAGCTACACTTCTTAGCACCACTTCCTATTTAGTCGCTGAATTCACTCGTACTAACGAAGAACGAAAATATACCTATAAAGAAGTACGACCAACTAATGAGATAATGCAAAAACTTATACCATACTTTATATTAAAATCTTAG